tgttctataaatcaggctatgaatgatatgtGAACAAACCTCTCTGTCAAAACATTCAGAATATAGATGGGAATGAAACTGGatagtttggtggatgtaagtgctacttAAGTGGaaatttctggctcagagtctgatttgcatatatttccagaacagaaatctgaacattggataaagccaggttcaaaaatcttgtttcattttgttgacatattagagtcaaaggtttttttacagagggatatctttttatcactccataaatcagaaaagaCTGCCAACAATCCTTGCATCAAATAAACACAGAAAGTTGGATGCATTACCAAAAACAGTGTTTccattttatacatattttttttacacgaATGGGTATAATTGGATAAATAATACGCTGCGTAAAAGCTCAAATAAAGCAAAAGTTACAAGTTTTAATGTGTGAAATTTAACTACACATGCATTTCATACAAAATGATTTAATTGGCAAGTTATTGATGTTGGACTGGAGAGGTGGTGGTGATGGACTACCTGCGTGCCAAGAGCTTGCCAAGCGACTGCGCAATTTTACGCACACAAAATGCCTTTATCAGAGAGAAAACAGATATTGCAGAGTGAAAAACGTGGATTCTTTAGCAAAATCTGCGCTCTTACCTCTGGAGTCGGATCCGTCCGTGCGCTCAGAGATCCatcctgcagcctgcagcctgcagcgTGGTGATGGGAAGAGTCGCTGCTGTCCTgtggagcagcagagcagcagagcacatgctcagcagcagcagcagaagcagaagcagcaaCAGCTCCACCAGGGGACACAGACAACAACACAGCTCAgtgggacagacagacggacgtcTGTCCGCAGGAAGAAGCTCAGGCTGCTGGTGGATCCACAGACCAACCTGCTGCCAGGATGACTCCAACtcactggaggaggaggaagaggaggaggagggatctACAGTAGAGGACATTCAGATCACTGGTTTAAAACTTCTCTGTGATGCTGGTCTTTGTCTTTAAAGCAGAACTTTAAAGCCCTACCCAAAAATGTTGCTCactaaattaatatttttttttttaaatgcatagGCTATATGAAAACAAGCTGTGTAATTTACAATGCCAAGTATAAAGCATAGACTTTATATGTAGATGGATGAcacatctccacttcctcctactctacaaaagtgaagccaaaatatccttgATAAGGTAGCTGCCTTCTTGAaatttgacgtcatttggagccagagtctgcacagtgGTGATGGGGGAGCCAATCAAAAGCGAGCATGGctgcagcttgttagcgtgagccaccgagCTGCTATACGTTAATATCacgtttggctagaaagacacaactatccataatatctctataactacatttataatcaaactgacacatgttctattaaaCAGACTCATGACCTtaatggaaagttaaagttccAGAGCCTCCTGCTCCTTGAGATTTCACTCatatcagctgtcaatcatgacatctTACCCCCTTTGAATAGAGgttaagtcccgccccttccggtggaccttaatttggaaaaaatatgaacagtagtcaacggcgagacaaatatttttttgatcccgtttaattcgccatgaatcacacttcaatttaaaacataattgcAATCAGAGTTTGTTGTAAAACCGTTGAAGTAttagactgtgaaaatacgtacaTACAGAATGCCCCTTATTTCTCATTTCAGAGCAAACGATGGCACATGACCAGTGTTCACTTTTATGTCGTGTTTGCATTGTATGCAACTACTGTTGTGCTATTCATGAGATATGCAATTTAATGCATGCATTTAAACAACATCCAGGGCTCAACAACAAGGACTGCCCACAAGTAAAATGCCACATtaggctagtaaatctagcaactcacttgcCTGATCAGACtagatgatggaagtagctgtAAGGAGTGAGACGTCTCGCTTCcgactcatctctgttgagagttgcacatgtgcGGTACCGATCGGGCACTCGCAAGAAAATGGTGGCGGTCCGGAcgaagtttatgagctgaagcgcaagcgagcatttcaattatcctggaaacaggagtttaatTGGGTGGTGTTAGAAGATGTGGGCaaaactccagattaatttacttaaataaagattaaatctgacaattaactttagtctttattgttgtcatttgataaccgctaatatataaaacaatttgtataggggcaaggaaaaatgtactttggacaggtagatttctgacccaataaaaaaatatctttgAACCATGACATCCGTATCCATCAATACATTAGCAAACAATAAACCAACTGATATTATGTggtgtatatattgtatttaatgTAAACGTTTAATCAGAAATGACCAACTCTGTCCATGTTTCTATTCTTTCTGGTCATAATATTTTCTGTAGACAGAAAATGGAGACAAAAAGAGAAGAAACCAGGGGGAGTGGACCACAGTCATACTCCGACTCCTGACTTACTGAATATATACCTCACACATTTATCTTCTTCAAGCTATATCAGACAGCCAATTTGGTTCAAAACTCTGTCCTCAGATTTTTGCTGCCACCTTTCACGACAAGATGGCAGAAGTGGCACTCCTGCCGCCAGCTGAAGCCAtcatctctcttctctctcagtATAATGGTTTGCTTTGCGGCCCCTCGCCCCCTGCAGCTGCTTGCTCTTCCTTCGTTCTCTTCCTCTGATTTTCTGAAGGCAGAGGCAGGCTGCAGCTGACAGGACAGTGCAGGCCAGGGGACAATTAGGGAAGCGTGGGAGAGACAGCTGGACCTGTTGCCAATTACACTGACTTTGACCAGGaaccacatacacacaaagcCAGCTTAATGGGCTTCACTTCGCACATCTAAGCCCTCTTGTAGACCTACTGTATGTGGACTTTAAGGAAcgggggaataaaaaaaaagtgttagttttatttattcatctctgTAGGTAAAAGATACAATAGTGAGTAAAAGTGCTTTCTGAGGAATAACTTGTGGTATCAGCTTCTACATACATgtggggcaaaaaaaaaaatgtaacagaGCAAGAAAGTGACTGTGAGACTGTTGAAATGTCCGCAAACTGCACAGGAAGCACCGGTTTCATCTGTGACCATATACATCTAAGAGTGGACAATGTGTTTGCTCCACCATGGTGGGCTCTAGTCCATCATCAGTGGGATATCTTTCCCAGCAGCATGCTCTGCAGCTGCCTGATCCTGCTCTCCTGAGGCAGCGCCAGGCTCTTCTCTgctcgctcctcttcctccagcagCTGCTCGATGTAGCAGGAGGAGCCCAGCAGGATGTGGCCTGTGGCCTGCATGGAGAAGATGGTCCATCGGAGAGCCTCCCTGGAAGCACAgcacacagatacaaaatgaGCTCATGCCTTCAGTAATTCTAATGGGAAATGAAATAGACAAGCATGACAGGCCACACAAGCTGACAAGAAAATTACTTAACAGGAAATATACACAACTGGAGACATCACATCAAGTGAATCGCATCATAAAACGGACATCTACGGAAAGAAACAAACCTCTTATACTGCAATGTGAGCACAAAAGCCCCATATCTGACAACTCCGCGAAATGTAATCCTCTCTGACTGGAGCTCCGTGCCAAAGCTGAAAACCAGCAGATCTCAGCAGCGATGACATAACTCCTTCCAGAATTAATCTCGGTAAAATCTAGCCTTTGTTCTTTTGCAATCTGATCATTGTAACTCTTCCACCCACACAGGTATACacattaaaatatgaatttaGGCACTACATGTTAGGGGTTGTGCACAGAATACTGTAACTGGTGTTAATATGTTAGAAAAGCAGCTGATAGAGTAGAAAAATGAATCAGGAAATCAAATTCATTGTTAGTGAGTGGTGGTTGGATTGCAAAGGTGATGATCTGCTGGTATTTTATGGAttaaaaactcattaaaatgCATACATTTTCATCTTTAACCGAATTAAACTATTACTAGGAATCAGAATAGTGCTTCAGTAAAGTCACCAGGGAAATGCTTTGACATAAAGAACACAGAATCAttaaaaaggtacagtgtgtaggatttggcagcatctagtggtgtggttgcagattgcagtaCCCCGCCGCTGACTCCTCCTTTTCCGAgattgcagtaacgtgagccaccgggtgcaaaaccgtggtaacgccgctcgcctcgctcagaggccatccttaccaaaataacactactttaggagcaacagaagtcagacgacggctggtggtaccacggttttgcactctgtggctcacgttaccgcagtttcacaagcatgttggagaattatggtggccttcaggtaacgtaaaaggttctctctagagccagtgtttggtttgtccattctgggctaccgtagaaactagggctttcaaagttaacgcaataataacgcaaatttgttttaacaccactaatttctctaGCTCAACTTGCGATTTCTTGGTTGTAGTCAgtactcagttttaaagctagagtgaagatactggcatcatatcaaactagaaaacctaaagaatccattggtaccaaccatgtcatactagcttctagctaaataatgctccaaacttaggctaaattttggcgatgaaaaactggcatggccattttcaaaggggtcccttgacctttgacctcaagatatgtgaatgaaaatgggttctatgggtacccacgagtctcccctttacagacatgcccactttatgataatcacatgcagtttggggcaagttatagtcaagtcagcacactgacacactgacagctgttgttgcctgttgggctgcagtttgccatgttatgatttgagcatactgttttatgctaaatgcagtacctgtgagggtttctggacaatatgtgtcattgttttgtgttgttaattgatttccagtaataaatatatacatatgcactcaaatgttgataagagtatcaaatacttgataaatgtccctttaaggtacattttgagcagataaaaaagtgtgattaattcgcgattaatcactaaaaaactatggacaatcgcgattgacagccctagtagaaacatggtggagcaacatggcagactctgtgaagaggacccgctccctttgtagatatgaagggctcattataagccaaagaaaatacaattcttagtttcaggtgattatacactaatgaaagcattggtatgaatattatattccatttctgcccccaaaatgttacacactgttccccTTTAGTTCCATAACAGTTCAACAAAACAGCATAATAATGAGAGGAGGTTTCAGATATTTGACAGGCTCTTTCACTCActtcagaatgtttttggcagcGTAACAGCGCAGGTCATAGGACACAGAATAAGCACCGTAGAGGGTCGCTTTCACGTTCAGGCAGCCGATGAAATCCTTGGGGTTGGTTTtgtagaggtcaaaggtcaccttgGCCACATCTGTCCTGTGCTGTGACCTGCACTCACTGAGCTGATCTCTGGAGGGGCTGCTCTGTGAGGCGACAGGAACGGAAACATGAGTCGGGTCAAAAGGGTACGGACACATTGCGTTGGTGTGATTGTGGCCAGCAAACTGGGACAAATGACACCCAGCTCCACCAGCAGACAGCTGGATCACAGACTGAAGCAGCTCCTGCCAATGATGACGGGGACGGCAAATGACAATGAAGCCAGGTCAATGTGAGGTCACCACAGTAAACATGTAGAGGGTGGGATGCAAATCACTGCATGCATCAATTTCTATGGAAATTAATTGCTTTTGGGAGAAACACCATTCACACTGGTTGATACCTCAGGGTCTGATTAATATTCAGCCCCAGCCTTTGATTCTTCTCTAAATATTATGAAGGAAAAAACTAATCTCTGGTGTTCTGCCTTTGCACAATAACTGGCTTATTGCTCCCCTATTCAGTTTCAAGGatacaatatttactgattaaatttcactgaaaaaaatcaaatggaTTATTCTTCAGTCTACAGACCCTCTATCATCCATATTCATGGCTTCAGTCACTACATCAAAGAATCACTGGCATAACAAACGCTGACTAAAAGGAGTCAATCAATATGTTGAGCATCACACTGCGCAGCTGATCAACAGTGCCACCTAGTGGCGGATGTGAATAGGATCAAACACTATATCATACCAGATGTGGGGTCCACTTGTGGCCCTCCTCCAGGACCATGAGGACAGCGTTTTCAGGCAGCGTCTGGAAGAACTCCTCTGTGTCGACCCCTGTGCCGTCTTCATCCAGCACCAGGACGCCGGCACACGATACACTCAACGAGTCGCTGACCTGAGAGAAGAGCAGGCACAGAAGGGAACATTTCAGATATGGCCCTTTATACAGAGATAGAGCATTATTACAGCCAGATATCAAgggctcttctcatttctcGATTTTgtgcctcctcgctcctccagcTTGGGACCCAGAAATCAATCTcagcgctccatcttgaaggacatcgaaattttaaaatgcatctcgaggagcgaggaggcttgccggaggagctatatCACTGAATGTAGGCTACACACAATTCAACTGCTATAATCATGATATGATGTTTACAAGTGCAAACGGCTACTAAAGGCAATTTATTATATCAATAAGAACATTCTCTTGTATTCTGCACGAATTTGCTGTATTTCTTGTTGTCATAGAAATAGGAGTgtgttatatataaatatatataataggcctatatactgtatatatcactCAATcttatttattacatggctttgttgaatactacggtctgttatttctatataacagactgttgctatggatgcagttctgatgttaTTCATAACTGTAAATTTGCAAAAGTAAAACCTCACTTTAATATTTTCAAGAAAGAAACGGAGCTATATATTAAGACAATAACTTCAGCAGAAAACATAAAAGGCTAGTAAAACAGTGAGACTGTGCTcccaatttaatgtttttactcaagttattagttatttatttattcatattgacACCTGGCATGTTATATGttactttattttatgtttgtttttgtttatcccTTCATTTCCTTTATATCCATTTACCCATGTATCAGTTTAATTGTTTATTAAATTGTTAACAGattaaaaattaagttttttgttttttttaaagtctaatTTTTGTTAATGCGGGAGGGACTGAGACCCAAGGAGAagaggcgaggaaaggaatcgAGGATGTACAAACTGGGAAATGAGAAAGGCCTCAAGTGTACACCTCCAATGTCTCGTGAACTTTCACCAACATGAGCCTCACAGACGGTGAAGCAATAAGTGAGTCACAGGCCAGTCTGTCAGCAGTAACTTTAATCATCCATGTTCCACGCCACGTCTTTATGATTTCAACTGTTTGAGTCACCGTGTGATCATCATCCCCACTCAGCTACATCACAGTTCCTCGTCAGCCCTTTCAACACCTCACACCCTCTCCTCACCTTGTTCAGCAGGTCTTCTAGCGTGTCGGCCATGATGCCCTTCTTCACACTGCGGTCGGCATTCGTGACCCTGAAGGGCTTCGGCCGAGGAGCTCGACCCGACAGGAGCTGCTGGGTCATGGAAGCGCTGGCCGAGACGCTGGCAGTCACACACCTGAGAAAAGATAGAAGACATAATTAAACTTCAACCTTCTTATCAACTACTAACTGGTGATTGTTGACGATCACATCCAACCCACGGAGAAGTGCTCTTACTTGGAGAGGGAAGACGGAGTCAGAAGGGTGAGGGACTTCATGGCGTAATCCATCTGAGAGCACCTCGACCTGCATTTGGAGGTAGCATCAGTTTAGCAATTAGACCTGCAAGGCCACATATCACCAGTAGCAGGATAACATTACTAAGAAGAAGCAAGTAGCAGCTTTTAGTGACTATTGCAGCTTGAAAgttaacacattttatattcCAACGATAAATTAAGGCCAATgatctaaattaagttctggtACTGCATGCCCCCGTGTCCAGGCCTCTATGTATACATCTATAATTATCTATAATCTAGGCccgcaactaacgattattttctttgTCGATCTATCTGGTTCAATGTTgtttattttctcgattaatcgataagttgtttagtttataaaatatcagaaaatggtgaaatgtCAATcggtgtttctcaaagcccaagaagacgtcctcaaatggcttgttttgtccacaactcaaagatattcagtttactgtcatagaggagtaaataaatcagaaaatattcacatttaagaagctagaatcagagaatttagcctttttttctttaaaaatgtactcaaaccgattgatcgattatcaaaatagttgatgattaatttaatagatcgaTTAACAGCTCTACTCTAATCTGTAAACAAACCCATTTCACAACAAAGTCCCGATATAAAGACACAGAAATCGACAACACatatattcttattttcataCAGAGGTGAAAAGCTGTTGTCCTCACCGTGTTTGAATATAATCCTTACAGTGGTCGTTGTGATCCTCAAGTGCTGCTCCGACCTCCACTAAACCTCACTGATAACATGTACTCTCTTCTCTTGTTGCTGTTTCTCGCACCACTTTGTCACTGAACTTTGTGCCGACTGACTGTTGAGCTTGTTGCAAACTATATTGAGTAATTCTCCACGAACACTCCCACTGACCCTCCCTCCAGTTTGTTATATACAGAGACGTGATTACATCAGCTGAGCATCCTTAAAGGGCCTCTGTGAACAGTTTTCATTGGAACTACTTTCTACTGTGAAGAAATAGTCCCCATTAAAACACACTGACTGTGTGGTCTGTGGACTTTAGCCAGATTAACCTGGACATTGTTAATGGAAAGATtttaaagacattaaaatgtaatgtttcaaTGCTTTGAGCAGCACAAAGTGAATTATATTTAACTCCACTGTATTGAAGTGGGGGCAGAAAACGTCTATCTGCGTGTCTGaatcgcagtttgggttaaatgAGAACATATGATTTGTGTAATTTGGACAAAGACAATACAAAGATTTGTGATAAGACAACCAGAAGTCTTGTAAATAACATTTGTTTTAAGGTTCCTGAAGACAGCAGATTTGTCACTTGTGGTCAAAATGTTCATTTCcagcacattttcaaaataaatctgatttcAAACACTTTCTTGATGTCAAGCTAGAATGAAATTAACACACACGGACAACAAACAGGTGACTGCTGCCATGTTCTAGTTGAATTTTCTACTATAATACAGGTATTTGGGTATTGTACGCATTTTAAATTCCCATTATTTCAAAAGGGAAAACTATTCCAAAcgagtcccagtttatttcctacAACGTCTGAGACAACTCTGGTAACAATGGTACCTTACCCTTTGTCTCTGTCAGAGATCGTGTAATGGACAGTAGTGTAATTGCTGTTAAGCACAAATCTGGAAAACTTCCCAAATTAGGTCACAGGTCAATGTTCACCACATGCTATCTCACAAACTGGTGTGTCACCTTATGGAGACAATGAGTGACCACACCTCTTAATGTTATCACATCATGTTACACAAGCTACCCATAGCTACTATAATAGTGTGTCTCTCCTTCCTTGTTCCTCAAAtggtttaaaaagtaaaatgtaaGAGGGAAAAAAGTGTGTCCGAAGTGACCCGGCTCACTGAAACAACTGCTGTGACATTAAAAGAGATACACCAAAGTACTGGTCCACTTAAATAatatgcaatattttcaggtggaatttcatttcattctcactgtgcaatatcattttccacttgtgcaatttttgaatagcctgtttattgtcaatactgtatatactgctcctgtTTTTATACTtctttctatttaaatggttcatattttgttacactttgtttagctcttttcttttactgtattagatgatgcttcttgttttttgcactatcccctttgctgctgtacactgcacatctccccactgtgggactaataaaggaataccTCATCTTAAATCAACTTTAGTACAGATGAAAGGATACACATTGCTGTTCTCTCACACAATTCATATGCCATTTCAAGTGGATATATTTCACTCTGTGAGTCTACAAGTTCATACTCAGCAGCCTCCTGACCAGCTGTGGCATTAGGAACGAAAATGGAGGAAATAGGAGGAAAAGCTGCACACATATGGAGAACTACACACTCAGTCCTGACATTATGCATTAAGCATGTTGTTTGCCTTCTGGGCAGGCTATAATCCTCTATtcatgtttattgtcacactaaCTAAAATAACAAATAGGGGATTGGGGCTTTGTTTGAGTAACAGTTCATACAACCAACTCAGGGAACTAAAGAAAATCAGCTTCttgttttttaagaaaacatatGTTCAGCTTTCAGAAAGAACAAGACATCCTGTACTCACAATATGGACAGACTGAggtagaaaaaaataatgaattatatatattatattttgataaggataatatatcagtaattaatttatatttctgtatgacacagattaaaggtaataattatagttagaataattataaataataataattatagttagacaaatttaggaagaTTTAATTTGAGTACAtatatggctcaataaggaagctggttaataattaataattgacttatggagaaagggtaggattaaataagtttatacttcttctcactcctttttgaATTTGTAAAtgaaggcatcaagtgttgacaatttatttttcttatgcttttcattgtatgtaaatactacttcttTATgaccacttgttggtatgatcattctttttctttcttttttcttttattttttgtattctacatgtgcgaaataaattttgaaatgaaattgaaatgaaGGAACTGGAGAAAATCAGCTTTTTGTTTTCTAAGAAAACATATGTTCAGCATTCAGAAAGAACAAGACATCCTGTACTCACAATATGGACAGACTgaggtagaaaaaaaataatgaattatatatattatattttgataaggataatatatcagtaattaatttatatttctgtatgacacagattaaaggtaataattatagttagaataattataaataataataattttagttagacaaatttaggaagatttaattagagtatatatttatatatggctcaataaggaagctggttaataattaataattgacttatggagaaagggtaggattaaataagtttgtacttcttctcactcctttttgaATTTGTAAAtgaaggcatcaagtgttgacaatttatttttcttatgcttttcattgtatgtaaatactacttctttatgactgtccacttgttggtatgatcattctttttctttctttcttttttattttattttttgtattctacatgttcgaaataaattttgaaatgaaattgaaatgaaGGAACTGGAGAAAATCAGCTTTTTGTTTTCTAAGAAAACATATGTTCAGCATTCAGAAAGAACAAGACATCCTGTACTCACAATATGGACAGACTGAGGTAGGAAATAATAGACTTTTACAGCCACTAAGAGGGAGGTTTGATACAGAGAAAACAGGAGAAACTGGTCACCTTTGTCTCAATACAGAGAGAATAGCAATACCACCATAATGATCACTAGAAATGCATTGGTTTCTATGAAAGGTGTGCAACACCTGGTTTAATATTTCACAGAACAAAATATGATGAAAGCTAAATTAAAATTcgattaaatttatttttatatagatagaatttaattttaatttagctttcatcatattttgttttgtgaaatgttttgtAAAAGACAAAGTGACAAAAAAGTGGAGCAACAGTAAAATATTCAGACTTACTTGAACTTTTCTCCAAGGTGCGTCACAGCCTCAGCACTAATTAGCAACACCTGGATTAGACTGATTAACGACTACAGTCTGCGCTTTTTTG
This portion of the Sebastes fasciatus isolate fSebFas1 chromosome 1, fSebFas1.pri, whole genome shotgun sequence genome encodes:
- the cidec gene encoding cell death activator CIDE-3, which translates into the protein MDYAMKSLTLLTPSSLSKCVTASVSASASMTQQLLSGRAPRPKPFRVTNADRSVKKGIMADTLEDLLNKVSDSLSVSCAGVLVLDEDGTGVDTEEFFQTLPENAVLMVLEEGHKWTPHLSSPSRDQLSECRSQHRTDVAKVTFDLYKTNPKDFIGCLNVKATLYGAYSVSYDLRCYAAKNILKEALRWTIFSMQATGHILLGSSCYIEQLLEEEERAEKSLALPQESRIRQLQSMLLGKISH